The DNA region GGTATTATCACGGTGACTCTCGGCGTGTATCTAACGTCCTCCTTTATGCCCCAGTCCCTCCTCAGCCACCTCTTTGCGGCGGCGTAGTATCCCAGGGGGACGCCGAAGTGGAGCGCCGCTAGAGCCAGCCCAAGCTCGAAGAGCATAGCCGCCGGCGTGCCCTAAATGGACGGCGCGGCGTGTAGGCCTTCGATGCGGAGGCGGCGCGGGTCGCTGCCGCACCCCCGGCGGGGCCGCCCGCTTTTACACGGCGCCGCCACGTGGCTGGCTTCTCCCGGCGCTCTGGGCCAGAACGGCGCGTGCTCACCGGCCTTTCAGCCCCTCCTTCAAGACGCCCAGCGCCTCTTCTAGCTCCGTGGTCCACTTGACCCTTTGTCTGAGCGAGTCGGCGCGTCTCGCAACCTCCCTCACCAGTCCCACCACCGCCGCCGCGGCCTCCTCCCTAGTGCGGAATTTCGAAAGGGCCATGTCCGGATCCGGCCCATTGTATTGATAGTCGTGTAGATCAAGCGCCATGCTAGTAACAAACTGTATTCCCTGATGGCCCGCCTCCTCCAGCATATGCGACAGCCTCACCATCCTCGTCGTAGGCACCCTAGGCACTGCCCTCTCGACGAGCCACCTCCTCTCCTCTTCCGTCCTTGCCGCCTGCAACAGCTTATCCAGCTCCAGCCTCAGCAAGGCGGCGAGTAGGGCCTTCCACGCCTGGAAGGCCTTACCCGCGGCGTTCCTCGTAAGGCCTTCCCTCAAGAACCTAAGGGCTAGCCTAGCCTCCACGAGGGCTTCCAACAGCCTAGCCGCGGCGTACTCCTCAGCAGTGGGCTTCGGCAGTGGCTTTTCGAGAGCCTCCACGTCCACGTATGTCAACTAGTTTAAAAGCTACTACGTTGAAACCCGCTAGGCGCCCTCCAGCGCCCTCCTCACCGCCTCTCTGTGGAGCGGCGTCTGCCAAGCTGCTCGTCGGCCGGTCCTCGGCCTCCTTGAATGGCCCTAAGCTCCTCACAGCGCCGGCCGTCAGCTCCTCCGGGTTAGCTCTTGTCTTAACGCGTCGCCTAGCGCGGCGACGTAGTCGGCCCACGTCAGATATCTTTTACGCTCCAGCGCCTTCCGCACGGCCTCTCCTGAGGCGTATCTGAAGGCGCGGCCTAGGGCCTCCCTCAGCGCCTCTACGGCCGCCTCGTGGGCTTTGGCCGGCGGCGAGGCCCTTCTGGGGTAGAGCAACATCAGCTCTCCCATGCGGCTTTTCCTCACATCTACCTCGTAGCTCT from Pyrobaculum arsenaticum DSM 13514 includes:
- a CDS encoding PaREP1 family protein; translated protein: MEALEKPLPKPTAEEYAAARLLEALVEARLALRFLREGLTRNAAGKAFQAWKALLAALLRLELDKLLQAARTEEERRWLVERAVPRVPTTRMVRLSHMLEEAGHQGIQFVTSMALDLHDYQYNGPDPDMALSKFRTREEAAAAVVGLVREVARRADSLRQRVKWTTELEEALGVLKEGLKGR